The DNA segment ACAATGACCGCCACCAGCAGCTTGAACGAAAGTATCCCGATGCGAGTGGCCACCAATGGTAGCTTCATGCCCCATGATAATATTGCGGAATAATGAATTTACCTGATGGCCTGGCGGAGGCGGACGGAAGGGGCAAAGTTAATTGGCCACCCCATCGTTATCGAATGCGTGAGCGAGATAAGGGTTAGAAAGCGCAGGAGGCTGCGGGAGAAGGAGCTCAAGGCCCTTTCTGACGGGCTGACCTCCTCGGCGGGCGTCCAGGTGCTGTCGCCCAAGGACACCGTGGACGTGGCCGAGGGGCCGGAATGCGAGCTCATCTTCATCAACAACGTCATAGAAGGCATGATCGTCGAGGGACGACCGTTCCTTACCATCCGCGGACTTCTGCGGCTCAAGGCCACCCGGAGCTACGTGACCGTGGACATGGGCGCCGTACCGTACGTCACCAACGGCGCGGACATCATGGCTCCGGGCATAGTGGAAGTGGACCCAGAGGTGAAGGAGGGGGACCTGGTATGGATCAGGGACGTCACGCACAAGCGACCGCTGGCCGTGGGCAAGGCGCTGGTGAGCGCCGAGGTCATGGCCGCCAAGTCGCCGGGGAAGGCCATAAAGAACCTGCACTTCGTGGGAGACAAGATTTGGAAGTACGATGAAAGGTAAAAGCCCGGCCACGCACCCTCTGGGGTGCGATACATTAATATTAATAACACGCCATAACATGAACATTCGAGAGGGATGCAATGCCAATTCTCAAGAAACCGCTGGGTAAGGGGAAGGAAGAGATAAAGAGCGTGGAGACCGACCAGTACATCGATCTCGGAGCGCTGTACTTCCAGGAGGAGAGCAGCATCTCCGCTGGAGGCATCAAGATCGCCGAGATCCAACGCTACGAGGACGTGGGTCCCATCACCCAACCGGTGTACCAGGGTAACATCATGATGATAGATTATTCCCCAATAGCCAACGACCAGAACACCCTCAAGCGCATCACCAACGAGCTGAAGTCGGTGGCCCGCGACACCAACGGTGACGTGGCCGCCATTGGCAACAACTTCATCGTGGTGGCGCCCAACGGCATCCGGATAGACCGGAAGAAGATAAAGGGCGGCTACCAGTAAGCCTCTCTCCCCCGCGACCTCTGCGGGGGTCTTCATTTTTAACTTCCATGTACCTGCCTGAACAGAAGATCATCCATGACAGCGTGCATGGCAGCATCAAGGTCAAAGGAGTGATCCTTGAACTTCTGCACCGCCCAGAGCTGCAGAGGCTGCACGGGGTCAAGCAGCTGGGGATGGCCTACCTGGTCTTCCCCGGGGCCAACCACACGCGGTTCGAGCATTCCCTCGGCACCTACCATGTGGCCGACCTGATGTGCCAGGCGCTGGGCCTGGAGAGCCAGGACCGGGACCAGGCTATGGCCGCGGCGCTGCTCCACGACCTGGGGCACGCGCCCTTCTCCCATACCCTGGAAGAAGTGCTGGAGAACCGCTTCTCCCTGAACCACATGGAGATGGGCGCCTCCATCATCGACGGAGAGCGCGCCGTCTGCTCCCCGGC comes from the Methanomassiliicoccales archaeon genome and includes:
- the sepF gene encoding cell division protein SepF, which codes for MPILKKPLGKGKEEIKSVETDQYIDLGALYFQEESSISAGGIKIAEIQRYEDVGPITQPVYQGNIMMIDYSPIANDQNTLKRITNELKSVARDTNGDVAAIGNNFIVVAPNGIRIDRKKIKGGYQ
- a CDS encoding RNA-binding protein, whose translation is MSEIRVRKRRRLREKELKALSDGLTSSAGVQVLSPKDTVDVAEGPECELIFINNVIEGMIVEGRPFLTIRGLLRLKATRSYVTVDMGAVPYVTNGADIMAPGIVEVDPEVKEGDLVWIRDVTHKRPLAVGKALVSAEVMAAKSPGKAIKNLHFVGDKIWKYDER